The genome window cctccgtccatagttcttcaggcacagtgTATCGAATCtgatccctttaatctatttctcacttccactgtataatcataagggatttgatttaggtcatacctgaatggtatcaAACTGATTTACTCATAGCTTTCTCAGTTGATGGCAATTccaaagaccagaaactataaaactactagaggagaacataggcaaaacactctccgacataaatcacagcaagatcttctatgacccacctcccagaatattggaaataaaagcaaaaataaacaaatgggacttaatgaaaattaaaagcttttgcacaacaaaggaaactataagtaaggtgaaaagacagccctcagattgggagaaaataataacaaatgaggaaacagacaaaggattaatctcaaaaatatacaagcaactcctgaagctcaattccagaaaaataaacgacccaatcaaaaaatgggccaaagaactaaacagacatttctccaaagaagacatacagatggctaacaaacacatgaaaagatgctcaacatcactcatcatcagagaaatgcaaatcaaaaccacaatgaggtaccattacacgccagtcaggatggctgctatccaaaagtctacaagcaataaatgctggagagggtgtggagaaaagggaaccctcttacactgttggtgggaatgcaaactagtacagccactatggaaaacagtgtggagatttcttaaaaaactggaaatagaactgccatatgacccagcaataccacttctgggcatacacactgaggaatccagatctgaaagagacacgtgcaccccaatgttcatcgcagcactgtttataatagccaggacatggaagcaacctagatgcccatcagcagatgaatggataaggaagctgtggtacatatacaccatggaatattactcagccgttaaaaagaattcatttgaatcagttctaatgagatggatgaaactggagcccattatacagagtgaagtaagtcagaaagataaagaacattacagtatactaacacatatatacggaatttagatagatggtggcgataaccctatatgcaaaacagaaaaagagacacagaaatacagaacagacttttgaactctgggggagaacgtgagggtgggatgttttgaaagaacagcatgtatattatctatggtgaaacggaccaccagcccaggtgggatacatgagtcaggtgctcgggcctggtgcactgggaggaccctgaggagttgggtggggagggaggtgggaggggggatcgggatggggaatacatgtaactatatggctgattcatgtcaatgtatgacaaaacccactgaaatgttgtgaagtgattggcctccaactaataaaataatattaaaaaaaaaaaaaaaaaaaaaaaaaaaaaaaaaaaagaaattttaacaaattatttataatagctcagatcagaaaatacttaggaataaattttaaaatttagggtatgatttttataatgaaaactacACAATTTTGCTGACAgatgacctaaataaatggaaggtGTACTGTTCTTGggagtcctggtggctcagatggtaaagaatctgcctgcaatgaaggagactcaggttccattcctgggtcggcaagatcccctggagagggaatggctagccacttataggttggaagactcaataatattaagatgttaattcttccaatttgATCTATTGATTCAACGTAATCTCAAACACAATCCTGTGAGGTTTTTTTGTAGAagttgacaaactgattctaaaatttatatggctaTGCAAAGGACTTAGAACatccaaagaaatcttaaaaatgaacaaaaaggacTTAGGATACCTGACTTTAAGActtgctacaaagctacaataataagCACACAGTGGGGCTGgtatgaaagtggaagtgttagttgctcagtcgtgtccagctctctttgacctcatgaactgtagcccaccaggctcctctgtccatgggattttccaggcaagaatactggagtgggtagctggtgCAGGGATagacaaataaatcaatggaatagaatagagagcccaacTTTAGACGAACACTTACACAGTCATTTGACCATTTACAAAGTTGCCAAAAGCAATTTAATGGGAGAAGGAAAGCATTTTCAACAAATAACACTTGAATAATTTGACAgtcatataggaaaaaaaaaagaggacttccCAACTGGTTCAGacattaaagcatctgcctacaatgtgggagacccgggttcaatccctgggttgggaagatcccctggagaacaggcagtggcaacccactccagtattcttgcctggaaaatcccatagatggagaatcctggtaggctacagtccatggggttgcaaagagttggacacgactgagtgacttcactttcttagggaaaaaaaccaccaccaccaccaccaacaaagagACACAATCTGTGTCTTCATTCTGTGGAGGAGAAAATTTGCAATATCAAAATGTGTCTCTTTGCCATGAGGCAATTTGTAATAGGTGCTTGCCAGGTTCATATGTGGGTCCTTTTTCAAGAGCAGCAGTTTATACCACATTTCTCAGATCTTGCCTGTGGAAGTTAGAGTACAGAGGTTTCCCATGGAGCTGCACGTGATGCAACACTCAGCAGTTCATGGAGTATAAGGAAAATCTTAATGCTTTATCGTTTGACATTTTAACCAAGGAAAAAACACACTTTTATAGGTTTAACTTACTGTGACATTTTCTTCTACCTCCCTTCCCCTTCAGGTATCTCCAGGGCAGCTTACTAAAAAGTATAGCTCATGCCCAACCATATTTCTAGATGACAGGACAGTCAGCCAGCCTAATCTTAGAACCACAATAAAATGGTGAATACAACTAGGTTGCCAAGGCTGAGTGGCAGACCCCCTTCATGCTGAAAGCATCCTCGCCAtacataatttcatttgtttGGTTTGTCCTTTTCAGTGATCAGGTTAAGAAATTGGTGTCCACTCTATGTTGGTTTCAAGGACCTCTCAATATGAGTCTTCAGTTTCCATGTTAATCATAGAGTATATGATAGAGGGGAAAGTCAGCAAGTGAGAAATCCCAGGAAAAATGTAAACCTCATTTGAttcatttctattgttattaaGACAATGTTGAACATAATGAGAAACAGAGGTACCTGTTTATTGTgtgtttctagaaaaaaattatttctttatgagtTGGGAGAGTCCTACAACTATGTATACTAGTTTGGAAGCTACCATTAGAAGAAGGAACAGCTTGTCCCCTACTGGCACCGAAGTGAATCTGCAGTTAAATTTAACTGGACTTGGTCAGATTTATCCCACCgtgcatttttttcctgcaatatTTCTGTAGGAAATTttacttctccttcctctcccccaaagAGGGGGAAAATATATCAAAACCGTTTTAAAGGGCATACTCTCAAGCTTAATTTCTCCATAGATGAAATTTGTTCAACTGAGATTTTAACTTAATAGacacatttaattttgtttttgtttttttaaaatttttgtttatatatgtgtatctctAACACGCTGTATCAATCAAAGCAGAgaacaaaaaaagagatgaaatttcagaaacaagGCTGTGGCCAGGCTTATACTTAAGAAGACACGAACAGTGTTACGATGACGAAAACTATTCCTCAACTTCTGGAAGCCCCTCATAGTCCACAATTGGAGATGCACAGTTCAAAACACCCTAATCATGGGAATGTTCGTTTATTtaagagagagaattaaaaaccAAACAGGATGCAGACCTTCCTACCTCCCTTGGGGTTGTCCATGGAACATTAACTAATGTCTTCTTAGAATATGAATGTTGACTTTCCAGAACAGTTTGGGAAATGCTACTTGAAAATATTAGTATCCTtatcattaattttacttttctgtcttaaaaatataattagcttataaatttaatttaatttttaatgtgcaaggctttttattttttagctattcAAATGATCAGTAACTtctaactttaattaaaaacaaccagTTCACAATCATAGTAATGTAACTTTCTTATAATATTAGTTTCGGTCAAATCGTATTTCAACAAAAACTGAGCCCCATTGCTCTTTAAAGTCCTGAGTTTTGGCACTTCTCTCGTAATCACTGAATGTTTTTATTCAGCCAAGACTCTAAATCTGTGGGTTAAAAACTACTCTCACTGTGGCTAGACTCACAGCTTCTTTTGAATTCAAAAGAGCCTGATGTTCCAGTATATAATTCAGAAGTAGTTTTAAAGATTAACCTTGCTCAGACAAGTAGGTTTCATGCTTTTTATTCTCAACCTAGTCTTAGTGTTTGGAAATacagtaaatttttttctcattaagttttaaaaatgaccatTCACATTCATTATTGATGAAATAAAGGTTTACTGAGAAATTAATAGGGCAAATTGGCTTTTaggaatgattttgaaaaatacgATAGGATTAGTTTTCATTTGGGGTAGGTGAGCCTTATTAGAATCACTTATGCAACTTTTTCAAGATGTATGTCTCTGAACACATACATGAATTCCACCTTTCCTCCCTGCCCTCAAGACACAGTCTGTGggtctgtctgcctctctgtccctgtgtctctttctctcacacacacaccccttttgaCAAGCTGAGGAATGATGTGTGAGGCGTGATTTCATAGACAAAAGCATCCTGAGAGATTCTGATCTCATTCATTCCTAGACTTGGCTGCACGTTgcagtcacctggggagctttaaatACAGTCCTGTTGCCCAGGTTGTACCTAATGCAGTTAAATCAGAACATTTTGAAGCAGAAGCCAGGCAGTGTTTAAAGCGTCCCGGGTAATCCAGTGTGCAGCTGACCTTGGGAACCACTCTCTGCTTTGAGGGTAGGAGAAAGAGAACTACTTCTGATAATTGGTAGAACCTTGAGTAAGTCAATTTTAAGCCTTGAttctcttatttgtaaaatgggttaaGTATCATATTAGGTTCAGTTGCCCTTTTTATCATGTAACTTTTAATTCTGTGACTTTAAAATCAATTTGAAGAAACTTTGAAGCAGTATAGAAGTATCCATCTTTGATGCTAACAGTGTTACAGGCCTTTCTGCAAATGCTAAGATTCTATAGACCAGTTACAAAGTTCAGATTTGCCTTCTCTCTATTGAGTTTCATTTTAGATACTGAGAACAAAGGGAAGCAAATACCTTAACCAGGGAACTCCTTAATGGCCTAATACACAGCATCTGTGAGTAGCTTAGGGCTGCAGTCATGTAAGAACTACCTGAGGTCTGGCACCTGTTGGCTGGTTAGACTTTATGTAAAATAGTGTGGAGATGCCTGTCGTCAGCAGTGCCCTGTGCTGCCTTGTGCCGCCTCACAGCAGTGCTCATTTCAGGGTAACTAGGCCTATCCTCAGTTTTGTGACTGTAAAATGTTGCTATTAAATTTCCTAATAATTATGTGTGAAAGtgattttaaatccattttatttgATATGGAGCACTTGTATTACTTACTTttagagaaataatggaaaatagatgTGTTAGGGGGAATACCGAACTGAATCAACTGAAATGCAGTGCCTAACAaaaagccacacacacaaaatctgtaTGGCTTAAATTTAACCATGTGGATAGATGATGTAACTTGTATGGGATGAGAGATTCTGTGCAGAGAAGGACAAATGACCGgggaaatatataataatttatatattacaatAATCAACCCAAACATGTCTTCTAAGAGCACATCTATATTTTGGGTCTCCTAATTTTGCTAAAAGCCAAAGAACCTAAAACATGGGGGATACCACCTATGGGTACTGCTTTGAATTAGGGGGTGTGGGGCCCACTGGGCATCTGGTTGGTCTTACCTCTCTGCCAACCCTTTAAAATGTCTTCAGGCCTAATGTGATAAAAACCaattattacaatatttttttttcctccacagtgTGATCTCAGCAATATATTACCACCTAAAGAACAGGTGAACTCTTTTAAAACCTGTCTTGTTATTCCAGCTAATTAATTTACACAGTATCAAGTTTAGTGTTAATAACAATAGACAGTATTAGAGTAAGCTTTTACTGTTAGAGTGCTTTCATTACAGTATTaaagtgaatcatttatttttattttgggactCTTAATTCTTTAAGTTTTATGTGGTTTATATGGATATTTACTGTattagaaacaaatttaaaatttaaaaaagtaaatccaCTGTATGTTAAAACAGGCTTTCCTTAGCACTGCTGAAGTTTTGAGCTGGATGAGGCTTTGGTGTGGGGGTGCCACCCTGTGTGTCACAGAGTATTTAGCAGCACCCCGGCCTCTGCTCTGTAGGTGCAAGTAAGGTGATCTGCTTCTCTCCACATTAGGACAGGAAAACTGTCTCCTGAGGGATGAGATCACCATCTGACTGGGGACCCCAGTGTTTAacataagtcattttttaaatgaaaaataaccattttcCACAACAAAATAGTGGAGAGAATAGTATCTCATTAATAGGAGACAGTTGATTCTCATGTCAACATTGTCTTCAGTCATTTGCTTTGAAGAAGCAATATGAAGATCCAGCTACATGCAGACATATAGTTgggaaaaggtgaatttttaaagCCTTGAGATAATTGGACATATTCTTTGATACTGTCCCCAAAATCCACATGTGCCAGTTTATTAAATTAGTTAAGATGGAGCTCCAAGTCATTATCAGTGAACTTGAGATAGATACTATGTTAAATTAATGCCCATTGATCTGTCATGTATACTGAGTGGATCTTTTTATCTGTAcatgattttataatattatacattgtCATTTGCAAAGTATTGGTTCACATGTCTTCAGACAGTGTCAAAAACTCACTCTTGTTAGTATCACTACCAGTCTTATCGGAAAAATCTTTAAGTATTTGTAAATCAAGCTCACCATAAATAAAGCTCACACTGAAAGGTACAAATTTTCCAAAAATCCTAATATTTTTAGCTTAATGGtttgaattttatcattggcaacaaatagtttagagttttctttgaagtgacaggctcactttgttcatttttgaaaaaatgactgTCAATTGGTGTTTCATGAAAAAAGTGGTTTAAATGTGATGTTCTAGTGGGGAAAAAGTGACTTGGTTACCAGTAAGTTACAAGTGCTCTTCCTTAGCACAGCCATATTTCAGTACATACAAGTGCTTAATGCATACTTTCCACTTActcagaatatgaagaagaagagTAAAGGTTTAAGAACACTTAATTTTTACTCTTTCATCATGGATGTTCTTAagtgaagcagattttttacatTCATTTGGCCAGGAATAAGTGAATGACTTCTAATTTAGTTTCATACCACTGCCTTGATTCACACTCAGAAATGAGCAATTTTACCCACTTTTGCTTTTATACAATCATAGTTAAGTGTCAAACAGTGTAGAGGCAGGTGATGTCTTGGTATTCTTATAAAAAAACTTTTGACCTCTTGGACTTACAGGATTTCTGAAGAGGGGCCAAGGGAGATTCCCAGAGGCTTATAGACCACATTTGCAGAACTGCTGTTTAAATGGGCACAGTGCAGAAAAGTGTggtggaatttaaaagaaaaagcctggTCTCTcttaaaagacaattaaaatttttaactcaaactatttaaaagagacaagaagaaataaacaataagaatatAATATGAAGAACAAAAGGGGGTGGAGACAAGAAAAAATCATGAATCTCATATTTACATTCATTGAAGTTAGACTTTATTGCCCACTACTACCACTTGATAAAATGTTCTTATATATTCCATTGTGACGTTAGTGAAGTGGAAATGTATTGGTCTACGAACATTGCCTGTTAGAAGGGGTCTGTGTGGGTAAAGGCAGCTCTGGCTGGTTGTAGAAGAGATTTCATGCAACTTGGTGTGCTGAGTATAAAATAGGTCAGAAAACCTTTCTAAGGGCAGAATCCAGGAGAATATGTAAAACTGTTTGCTTTATTAAGGTTAAGCTTCCTCTACTCCTCTCTCTACTTTTAGCAGATATTTTACTAAGCTAGTAACtcctgaattaatttttaaaatacacattcttattttatagagaTGCCAACAGGTCCTTGGACATTTTTGATGAGAGATCACATCCACTCACAGTAAGTGTCACTTTTATTGAAggtgtatttttttcttgttacagTTGTGTTTATTTCATGCTGATTTGCTTTGAAATTAATTACTAGAAGAAAATTATTGCCTCCAGCTCAAAGCCAAGATTGTCTTCCTTTAAGTCTTCCCCCACCCCATATTATGTCAAGTAATTTTACCAAAAGCATATTGTGTCAGGGGTGTGACTGATAAGAACCAAGTTACGCTTTGTATGACGAATGAGCAGGTAAGTAAACATATCCAAGTAACAGAAAATGTAGCTTTTTAAAGGATGATTTTCCATAGCATCACACAATATAAACATTTCCTAACACATATGTAAGGCCTCtaaggagaaaatttaaaaactgtttaaattttaaactaattaaaatgaCAGGGTTTAAAAACTCACTTCTTCAGGTGCTCAGTAGACACACATGACTGGTGACCGCTGTGTAAGAGCACACTCTTAGAGCCTCTGGTTACAGGACAGTGGAAAGGTGTTTCCATGGTTGACTGCAGAAAAGTATGATGACGTTCAGTGATCAGCAGGACTTTGAGCCTAAAAATAGTTTGCATTTGGTTAGAATTCTTTGGGGAAGAAGgtgaaaatacattttctgaggttgtgcttgcatttttctttaatgaatggtAGTGAGTATTGAATCACTATGGTACTTTAGGATCcaattgtttatatttaaaagactaCAAGATATGTCACctagtcaaaattattttaagtagcaTGTGGGCCCACGTGTGAAGATTGCTATCTTGAGggtacttttaagtatttttcttcagTGGATACTTAacattgtgttttttcttctttcagcgaGAAAGGGTTCTGGAGGAGTACTTTAAGCATGATCCTGAACACAAATTCATTTACAGATTTGTTCATACTCTTTTCAGTGCCGCCCGGCTGACTGCTGAATGTGCAATAGTGACTTtggtaatatatttttctcttaatagaagcatctctagaaaattttttcttgtacAGAAGATATGGGcctgtttttcaaatgaaagtaGGTTCCTGAAATGATCATCAGAACTTTATTAAAGAGAAAtgtatcaaaaagaattaaaacatacAGATTTGAGCTTTAGTAATCatcatgatttaaaatgttgcCATTGCTTTTCTCATCACAAAGCAGTTGATGTTAAAGGCAGCAGGAGAGACGTCTGGTTTCTCCTTCCACACCTCAGGACGCATGGGCACACAGTGCACACAGGTGCACACCGGCAAAGTGCGCTGGGTGGTGGGATGGAGGCAGTCACTGCACTTCCTGGCCCACGGCAGGTGCAGATTCAGTGTGTTTCTGAGTCTCAGGCTGTGTTGCCTAGGCAGTTGTGATGTGTGTCTTGATTGAGACCGACTGCCTTCACCTGCCTGGCCTTGGACGGCAGTGTTAACCATCTCTACTGTCCTCTGGTCCTGCGTGTGAAGGTGCCCAGGCCTGGGGTGTCAGCAGTGCTCGGAAAGGCTTACTCAggttagcctgccaagctccaacTATGTGAGGACCTTTCTGTCATCCGTACCGAGTTCCTCTGGTAAGATTTTATCATTTCAGTAACACATCATGCTCAGCTGAGAGCTAGTGGGGATTGCCCAGCTCCTCCCTGTAGCAGATCTATAGGGGAAAGTCAGCTGCATGGTCTGAAGGGAGGGCCTGCGTCCACCGCTGCCCGCGCCTCTGCAGGCAGAGTGTGGGAGAGGAGGCTCCCCTCAGTGGGCCCCGGGTCAGACGCAGGCCTTTTCTTGGAGCTGCAAGCCAGCTACGGTGCTTAGTTAGCATGTGCTTGAGAGAGGCAGGAGTGGCGCTGGCACGTGCAGAGCTGGGAAATGCAGGCAGGAGAGAGTGTGTGGGTTGGAAGAGGGGCCTTTCTTTGTAGACAAGTTAAGCCCGATGGACCTGTGAGACAGCAGAGTGACAGTGTCTAGCAGTCATTTGACTGTATGGGATTGGAGCCTAAAGCTGAGCAAGAGGCAGGGAATTACGTGTAGCTGTTCAAATGCAGAGAAAGTACGTTAAATACAAGTTGAGGAGAAGATAGATCTGTGGGGACCATCAGCACTTAGAGGACACGTCCCCAGAGGAGTGGCTGGAGTGGGAGGAAACCCAGCAGAGACTCAGAAGAGCTGCCAGGAGAGCTTGAGGAAGGAGAGCACGGCGCACGTGCCGAGTGCTGCCAAGGAGCTCCTTAGGGCATAGACAGGCACCAGATGCCTGCCTGTGTCACGGTTCtaagtgctgggcacagaggaGAGTCCTTGCCTTTCTGAGGTGAGCATAGCAGACataagggttttgtttttctctagtttttatgGAGTATGGCTCATTTACAGTGTGTGTAAGTATCGGGTGTACCACAGAgtgtaagactttttaaaatgagtattttaaaaaggTGACTGTTTGAAGTAGTAGTGAAAgctagaaagagaaagcaaggtaaAGGCATGGAGAgattagaggggcttccctggtggctcagacaggaagcagtctgcctgcagtgcaggagacttgggttccatccctggtttgggaagatcccctggagaagggagtggcaacccactgcagtattcttgcctggagaattccccatggacagaggagccagacgggtccatggggtcacagagtcagacacgactgagcgacttaacgcATGCACGCTAGAAAGACCAGGAAGAGCCTCCTTACAGAGGTGAGATCTGAACCAGGACCTGGCTGGACTGAGGAAGATGAGGGGCCTGGTAGCGCAGGCAGGGGGCAGAGCACAAGGCGCAGACAGGAACGGGTTCTGTGCTGAGGGATCAGCAAGGTGCCCCTGTGATCAGCGTAGGGAATGAGGGAAGGCACAGGCGATGAGGTCACAGAAGGACGATGGCCTCTCACACGGGGCCTCGTAACTAGCAGGCCACAGAAGTGACCTGTTTGATGGGAGAGCCCTGGCAGATGTTGAGCAGGCCCGTGAAGTGCACTTAATCTGAGAGGCTCTCCTGGCTGCTCTGGGGAGAACAGACGGTGGTTGGCGGTCAGTGGAAGCAGAGAAGTTAGGAGGCAATGGCAGTGATGGAAGCCAGAAGTGACGGACAGAAGAGCAGAGCCGGCAGGTGACCAGTGAAAGTAGAGATAAGAATTCCCAGCAGACGGCAGTGCGATAACTCAAGCGGAGGTCTTTGGTCCTGGCAGCCAGGCGTGTGGCAGTCTCTCTCAGCTCTGAGGGCAGGCCTGGGGAGTGGGGCGCCGTGATGAAGAGTGCTGACTGTTTGTCATGAAGGCAGCAGTGACCACGCCTCAGTAATTTCAGCGGGGCAGTGGCGGCCAGGGGCAGACTAAATGGGCTAAGGAGAGGATGGGTCATGAGGAGCCAGTGTTGGAACATTTCCTGAAGGAAGTGTTCTAAGGGGTGGTGACAGATGGGCTGAGAACATGTAAGAGAACATTGGAGAAAATCTCTGACAGAGAAGGGGGGTTGTTCAAGAAGAGATAAATTGTGGGAACAGTGTTGTGCAGAAATGAGAGGTGGGACTGACTTCATTCATAGAAGAGTTAGcttcagggaaaagaaagagatgtcCCTTCCACTGAGACAGGAGGGCAAGTGGTGTAAATGAGACCAGGTTTGCCTTTAGTGAAGCTGAGAGGAAGCTGAGGGACTGCCCCTAAGGTTGAACTGCCTCTATCAGTGCCATAATACAGTAGAGGGGCGGACCCTGTGGGAGACTCGTTCTTAGAGACTACTGGCGCACGCGGAGTTctctggggagtggggggcagaaGTTCACTAAGGGTATATAATCTCAGTAACCGTGTTTGAAACACAGTTGAGTTTGGAGAGTTTTGGCAGATCGGAGCTGTCAGTCTGATAAcgggacatttttctttttgtcaaatggcatatattttcttctgcagAGGTAGCACCATCACAACTTATGTCTTTAATCTTTACTCAGCTGTTAACTTGGTCTGGTTCGTTATAGAATAGCCATTTGACACATATAAAAGAAGCCATGAAGTCATCCCACAGACTACCTGGCAGATTTAGAGGAGCCCCAGGGATTCAGACACCGGCAGCTCTTAACCACCTTAGAACCAAACAAATTGACTAAGTTGcagaatatgtaagacaaatgagtTATGAAATAACGGAGATGTGAACAAAAAGCTCTTTCTGTGCACGAATCTTCCCTAAGAAGGCTGACCAAGTGTAAAGCACAGCTGCTTTGTGCTGCCTGTCCTGCTCTGCCACGCAGCAGCCACTGGGAGGCTCTCTTGACCACCAGTTATTATCTTCAGGTTCACCCTctgaagagaagataaagaaCTGCTCAGTCTTACCAGAGTTTTACATACTCAAGCTTTATGTAAAATTGCCACGTACCCACCACCAGTATGGTAGGTACATTGCACACGGTAGGCactcaaacatttactgaacatttgaATCGATGCTGGGCTATACGTGCTGCCTTTTACAAGTGGAAAGGTAATAACACAATGCCTGTCTTTAGAATGCTGAGATGTCCTTTCATTCCTGCGACCAAAATTGGGTTGGAAATTCACATGGGCAGAGTAGAAATACCAGACTGACAGAAATATTTGCCTTACAACTGTGACCTGGCCTTTGGCCTTGGCTGGCCGAGCAGAAGTCTCTGTAGAACCAAAGAATAAAAGACATGTTAAAAACAGATGAAACCTATCATTCCTAACAATTCTATCACAGCCCTTAAACTGAACTAAAACCAAAGGTCAGTCCTCTACTTTTGCAGGTTTACTTAGAAAGGCTTTTAACTTATGCTGAGATCGACATTTGCCCCACTAACTGGAAAAGAATTGTTTTGGGAGCCATTCTTCTTGCCTCCAAGGTTTGGGACGATCAGGCTGTTTGGAATGTGGACTACTGCCAGATCCTAAAGGACATTACAGTTGAGGACATGTGAGTTTGTAAGGTTACGGTGAACTGTCTAACCATTTTCCAATACCTTATTTGCTCCCATAAAGTTTACAGCTTAAGAAATGTTACATTTTAAGAAAGGTTACATTGCGCAGAGAGCTGAATtaggtataaatataaaattagactTCTTTCTGTCTAGCTGTAGTATAACCATTTGTATTTCCCATCATTCATTAGTTAAATCTTGGTGTGTTACTGTTGTAATATTCTGCTTGATAAATTGAAATTACTTTTCTGGTGGTTTTTACCATTTTACAAGCTCACTACCAGAACAGCATGGTGCAGTAAATAACTTCACGTCTTTCTTAAAGCTGTCTACCAGGTCCAGTCTGTTTTTAAGAGACACATGTCTGGCCTTGGAAGTTAA of Muntiacus reevesi chromosome 12, mMunRee1.1, whole genome shotgun sequence contains these proteins:
- the LOC136144774 gene encoding cyclin-Y-like protein 1 codes for the protein MKVSPGQLTKKYSSCPTIFLDDRTVSQPNLRTTIKCVISAIYYHLKNRDANRSLDIFDERSHPLTRERVLEEYFKHDPEHKFIYRFVHTLFSAARLTAECAIVTLVYLERLLTYAEIDICPTNWKRIVLGAILLASKVWDDQAVWNVDYCQILKDITVEDMNEMHRHFLELLQFNIHVPASVYAKYYFDLCFLADDKNLSFLIAPLSKERAQSLEAISRLCEDEYSRVAVRRSFSADNFIGIQRSNAILS